In Thermosphaera sp., a genomic segment contains:
- a CDS encoding PA14 domain-containing protein yields the protein MPRRILVKTKSGLLNGLSTKFYTWKGDKPPEDTNGLTPIAESVSLNINFLYTDRPHPQVPPDYFMIEWNGYLRIDFPGTYRFYVITSDGCKVWINKELLINEWYDQPSRLHLSREIRLLRGFHPIRVLYYNRFKFGEISLGWIKPDGVSEVIPQNHFHFIVSNKVFFTGIIDDYRILLKSVSSGKTYECSFINQLCMITILEEVFPVLARIELYNSKGETEFLLDTPVEIWGGDEYLIK from the coding sequence TTGCCAAGACGTATTTTAGTAAAAACCAAAAGCGGTTTACTCAACGGACTTTCAACGAAGTTTTATACTTGGAAAGGTGATAAACCCCCGGAGGATACTAATGGCTTAACCCCCATTGCCGAATCAGTCTCACTTAACATAAACTTTCTCTACACTGATAGACCTCATCCCCAGGTCCCTCCCGACTACTTCATGATCGAATGGAATGGTTACCTGAGAATAGATTTTCCAGGAACATACAGATTCTATGTGATCACATCAGATGGTTGCAAGGTCTGGATCAATAAGGAATTATTAATAAACGAGTGGTATGATCAGCCGAGTCGATTGCATCTAAGCCGAGAAATAAGGCTTTTAAGAGGATTTCATCCAATACGAGTTCTATACTATAATAGATTCAAATTCGGAGAGATTTCTCTTGGATGGATTAAACCAGATGGAGTTAGCGAAGTGATCCCTCAGAATCATTTCCACTTCATTGTAAGTAATAAGGTTTTCTTCACAGGCATCATTGATGATTATCGCATACTATTAAAATCTGTTTCTTCTGGCAAAACGTATGAATGCAGTTTTATAAATCAATTATGTATGATAACTATTTTAGAAGAGGTTTTTCCAGTTTTAGCGAGGATCGAACTTTACAATTCTAAAGGGGAAACCGAATTTTTACTAGATACACCTGTTGAAATATGGGGAGGGGACGAGTATTTAATTAAATGA
- a CDS encoding phosphohydrolase, with protein sequence MVLVGPSLLLELISNNPLLKKTYEVAISDIELLTLWEHSNIMAVKRLKYNDHGPVHAHIAAGAALSIFQMLLKRGLTPSLIRDGVVSSNEYAMLVPLIGGLLHDIGNSIHRDMHEKIGALLAVPIIDRLLRQVVNDERDVIKIRQEIAHAIYCTSYDVECLTVEAGTVKVGDGLDMAEGRARVPYRLGGVSIHSVSALSIRRVEINPGESNPIRINIYMNEYAGIFQVDEVLIPKIKTTPLKNMIEVHVIIGDKEVKSYP encoded by the coding sequence TTGGTTTTAGTAGGTCCAAGCTTATTGCTCGAGCTAATATCCAATAACCCGTTGTTGAAGAAAACATACGAGGTAGCAATCTCCGATATCGAATTACTGACCCTCTGGGAGCATTCAAACATAATGGCTGTCAAAAGACTGAAGTATAATGATCATGGACCCGTGCATGCTCACATAGCTGCTGGTGCGGCTTTGAGTATTTTTCAAATGCTGCTGAAGAGAGGGTTAACGCCTAGTCTTATCCGAGACGGAGTGGTATCTAGTAACGAATATGCGATGCTTGTTCCGCTGATTGGCGGTCTTCTGCACGATATAGGGAACAGCATCCATAGGGATATGCATGAGAAAATAGGCGCCCTCCTCGCAGTTCCAATTATCGACAGATTGCTTAGGCAGGTGGTGAATGACGAGCGAGATGTTATTAAGATCAGACAAGAGATAGCACATGCTATCTACTGTACAAGTTACGATGTGGAATGTCTCACCGTTGAGGCTGGAACCGTCAAGGTAGGAGATGGTTTGGATATGGCTGAAGGAAGAGCAAGGGTTCCCTATAGGCTTGGAGGAGTATCCATTCACAGTGTTTCTGCTCTCAGTATTAGAAGGGTTGAGATTAATCCTGGTGAGTCCAATCCTATTAGAATAAACATTTATATGAATGAATATGCTGGGATATTCCAAGTTGATGAAGTACTTATTCCCAAGATAAAGACGACTCCTTTGAAAAATATGATCGAAGTACATGTGATAATCGGAGATAAAGAAGTGAAGTCGTATCCTTGA
- a CDS encoding AEC family transporter, producing MNESYLLILIILIAVIIKSIASKRFKNDKGLERFTSNLTNVVYYVLIPLAFIYTFSLRGVQTSDLLIIASFLVYLIIGSACFRLMARGWEAGEKNGVFLTSLFPNTVFLGFPISLALFGDVRVASVLGLATIALNVLVPDIMALGRFSVVKLLKLPALIGFIIGVTFNVLSSPTPYISYLLWWSPKALSYSATFVLGLRLPLQIQSLKGVGRPLFISAIYRFLLSPLVTGVFAFIVGLSTNDAIQLTIVSAMPPAVMNTIMASKYGWRPDIVAYVTFILTIPTVLAIPLLELFI from the coding sequence ATGAATGAATCATATTTGCTCATATTGATAATTTTGATAGCCGTGATCATTAAATCAATTGCGTCCAAAAGGTTTAAAAACGATAAGGGCCTGGAGAGGTTTACAAGCAACCTAACCAACGTCGTATATTACGTGTTGATCCCTCTCGCATTCATATATACTTTCTCGTTGAGAGGGGTTCAAACCAGCGACTTACTAATCATTGCCTCGTTCCTGGTCTACTTGATAATAGGATCCGCGTGTTTCAGATTAATGGCCAGAGGCTGGGAAGCGGGGGAAAAGAATGGCGTATTTCTTACATCCCTTTTTCCCAATACCGTTTTCCTAGGGTTTCCAATCAGTCTTGCCTTATTCGGGGATGTTCGTGTAGCATCCGTTCTCGGATTAGCAACAATCGCATTAAACGTGTTGGTGCCCGATATAATGGCGCTCGGCAGATTCAGCGTGGTCAAACTATTGAAGCTCCCAGCTTTAATCGGGTTCATTATTGGAGTGACGTTTAACGTTCTATCGTCTCCCACTCCATATATATCATACCTCCTATGGTGGTCTCCAAAGGCATTGAGTTATTCCGCAACATTCGTGTTGGGTTTGAGGCTTCCGTTGCAAATACAGAGTCTAAAGGGCGTGGGAAGACCACTGTTTATTTCTGCTATTTATCGTTTCCTATTATCCCCTCTTGTAACAGGGGTCTTCGCTTTTATAGTTGGACTATCCACTAATGACGCTATTCAGCTCACAATCGTATCCGCAATGCCCCCAGCAGTGATGAATACTATAATGGCTTCCAAATACGGATGGAGGCCTGATATTGTAGCGTACGTAACATTTATACTTACTATTCCAACAGTCTTGGCAATCCCATTACTAGAACTCTTTATTTAG
- a CDS encoding asparagine synthetase A: MPCETWILIDGIVNNENLHVLDYKVVYRGEVECSSKDLNDPFDFTLRYFEYTRVPRFFKVLRTTSLISMIIRRILTSRMFTELPPPVIGWKSDPGLRGAVKAKIVLYGKEYEVHSSLIMYKQIYASIFEKIFYFARNVRIEPTENAYTGRHLVEFTQVDVEQAFTTPEDSMNTAETLLKEVIREFLNQQEDLIERNRAEWLEKTFLSGRFPRISYEEACDFLIRKGFKVRKGKELSHEAEVYLGKVFEQPVWLTSFPSESRGFYYLEDPSRPGYNVDWNLITTDGEILDGGCREYHAEKIVKKIEASGENPADYKWFLELVSKKLVKPTCGWGFGLERFVKIINGLEHIAFATAHPRIPGLLGP; encoded by the coding sequence TTGCCGTGTGAGACTTGGATTCTAATTGATGGTATTGTAAACAATGAAAACTTGCACGTATTGGATTACAAAGTAGTTTACAGGGGCGAAGTAGAGTGTTCCAGCAAGGATCTAAACGATCCATTTGATTTCACACTAAGATACTTCGAGTACACGAGAGTTCCAAGGTTTTTCAAAGTCCTGAGGACGACATCATTAATATCAATGATCATTAGAAGGATACTTACATCAAGAATGTTCACAGAGCTCCCTCCTCCTGTAATAGGATGGAAATCCGATCCCGGGTTGAGAGGAGCAGTCAAGGCAAAAATAGTCCTATATGGAAAAGAATATGAAGTTCATTCTAGCCTAATAATGTACAAGCAGATATATGCAAGCATCTTTGAAAAAATATTCTATTTCGCAAGAAACGTCAGGATCGAACCTACGGAAAACGCTTATACAGGGAGACACTTGGTCGAGTTCACTCAAGTAGACGTTGAGCAAGCCTTTACAACCCCTGAGGATTCAATGAATACTGCCGAAACCCTTCTAAAGGAGGTAATAAGAGAATTCCTTAACCAACAGGAGGATCTGATCGAAAGGAATAGGGCGGAGTGGTTGGAGAAAACATTCCTGTCTGGGAGGTTCCCAAGGATAAGTTATGAAGAAGCATGTGACTTTCTGATAAGGAAAGGATTTAAAGTAAGGAAAGGGAAGGAGTTGTCGCATGAAGCCGAGGTCTACTTGGGTAAGGTGTTCGAGCAACCGGTGTGGCTGACAAGCTTTCCTTCCGAGTCAAGAGGATTCTACTACCTTGAGGACCCAAGCAGGCCTGGGTACAACGTTGATTGGAACCTTATAACCACGGATGGCGAGATTTTAGACGGTGGTTGTAGAGAGTACCATGCCGAAAAGATAGTTAAGAAGATAGAGGCTTCTGGCGAGAACCCGGCTGATTATAAATGGTTTTTAGAATTGGTCAGCAAAAAACTAGTTAAACCGACTTGTGGATGGGGCTTTGGCCTCGAGAGATTTGTTAAGATTATCAACGGCTTAGAACACATAGCATTTGCAACGGCTCATCCCAGGATACCAGGCTTGCTCGGTCCATAA
- a CDS encoding amidohydrolase has translation MTDIYIRGGWIITLDSKRRIIKDGAVAISDGIIVDVGKRDQLDPTYKSFSDIVIEADRNIVMPGLVNTHVHLAQGLIRHCADYLPLIKWLKERVWPLQGNYKPEEALASAKLVVVEMLKSGTTTFLETGLVGRYGPDKIIEFLLDTGIRAAVARHVMDLKGYALEENILHEGLVEPGDTSFKDTIRLYHKYHGLNNRIWIWFGPRTPGAVSLELYRKISEKARELNTGITMHLAEVREDVEYTIKSFGKKPVEFSHWLGLTGRNVVLVHVVWVDDNEIRLLAETGTSVSHNPSSNMKLASGGARISEMVKAGVNVSLGTDGGPSNNTYDLMREMKHAALLQPLRTLDAGAIRAENILEMATINGAKALMIDNLVGSIEKGKRADLIILDYWVPHLHPLVNPISHLAYAASGSDVKHSIIDGKLVMFDRKLLTINEREVIEEAEKAAWDVYNRTGICKNPETVWPIL, from the coding sequence TTGACAGATATTTATATAAGAGGAGGGTGGATTATCACTCTCGACTCGAAAAGGAGAATAATAAAAGATGGGGCAGTGGCAATTAGCGATGGAATTATCGTTGACGTCGGTAAAAGAGATCAGCTTGATCCTACCTATAAGAGCTTTAGCGATATAGTGATTGAGGCGGACAGGAACATAGTGATGCCCGGTCTTGTGAACACTCATGTACACCTCGCGCAAGGGCTAATAAGACATTGCGCAGATTACCTTCCACTGATAAAATGGTTGAAAGAAAGAGTGTGGCCGCTCCAGGGAAACTATAAGCCTGAAGAGGCCCTTGCATCGGCAAAACTCGTGGTCGTAGAAATGTTGAAATCTGGAACCACCACGTTTCTTGAAACCGGACTGGTTGGACGCTATGGTCCAGACAAAATAATCGAGTTTCTGCTCGATACAGGTATTAGAGCCGCAGTAGCTAGACACGTTATGGATCTCAAAGGGTATGCTCTCGAAGAGAACATTCTTCATGAGGGTCTCGTGGAGCCGGGGGATACAAGTTTCAAAGACACTATTAGATTGTATCATAAATACCATGGTCTAAATAATAGAATTTGGATCTGGTTTGGTCCTAGAACTCCAGGCGCAGTTAGCCTAGAATTATATAGGAAGATATCTGAGAAGGCTCGCGAGCTTAACACCGGTATCACAATGCACCTGGCAGAAGTTAGAGAAGACGTAGAATATACGATTAAGTCTTTCGGGAAGAAGCCGGTGGAATTCTCCCATTGGCTGGGGTTAACTGGAAGGAATGTAGTTCTAGTTCACGTAGTATGGGTAGATGACAACGAGATTAGACTGTTAGCTGAGACGGGGACCTCCGTAAGCCATAATCCCTCAAGCAATATGAAGCTAGCAAGTGGAGGAGCTAGAATCTCAGAGATGGTGAAAGCCGGTGTGAATGTATCCCTGGGAACAGACGGAGGGCCTAGTAACAATACCTACGACCTCATGAGGGAAATGAAGCACGCTGCTCTCTTACAACCCCTTAGAACTCTCGATGCTGGTGCTATTAGGGCTGAGAACATTTTGGAGATGGCTACGATTAATGGCGCAAAAGCCCTTATGATAGACAACCTCGTTGGAAGCATTGAGAAGGGGAAAAGGGCGGATTTGATTATTCTCGACTACTGGGTACCACACCTTCATCCCCTTGTGAATCCCATATCTCACCTAGCATACGCTGCATCCGGGAGCGACGTCAAGCACTCCATAATCGATGGCAAGCTTGTAATGTTTGACAGAAAGCTGTTGACAATTAATGAAAGGGAAGTTATCGAGGAAGCTGAGAAGGCTGCTTGGGATGTTTATAATAGAACCGGTATTTGTAAAAATCCCGAAACCGTTTGGCCGATCTTATAA
- the ade gene encoding adenine deaminase, producing MKSFFTKYSIDDRKQLIQAAIGKVPADIVITGVNIVSVQTDEILENYNILVKGARIAGIVDDRTISKYVSKQTLIIDGSGEYVIPGFIDLHVHIESSLLDPVGFSKIVLKHGTTTVVADPHEIANVLGVEGVSLFVDVAKKLPLKILIDLPSCVPATDPSLRLETTPHELLAPDLLNLACLDNVIGLGEVMDYLSVVKTDDKVLGKIQVASEKKLIVNGHAPLLTGEMLNAYLSAGITSDHESTSYIEGLEKLRKGMWLYIREGSAWKDLRELSRILLEKDTCELCAFVSDDVNVYDLFLEGHMDRIVNVAIEYGLDPLRAIKYATFHPAIRLHLEDHIGLLAPGRLADIVFTKRIEHVEPHTVVCNGEIIYYKGELRRQFPVPKYPEKALRTVNIDGLLDKLRFTPSVKEPNGIARVNVISVQPGSALTKRVIEEMEVIGGEIKADPLRDIMYVMVADRHTGSGSFSTGFVKGLGFKAGAIAQTIAHDTHNLIVSGWNPSDMSIAVKEISRMQGGIVVVDNQKVLAEIPLRLAGLMSTEPPEIVFERYVSMFKTLHESYGLNFESYFMTLALISLPVIPEIRITDKGLVDVTQGRLIPLVEEVLRT from the coding sequence TTGAAATCCTTCTTTACGAAATACAGTATTGATGATAGGAAGCAGTTAATACAGGCAGCTATTGGTAAAGTACCTGCTGACATCGTTATAACGGGTGTTAACATTGTCTCTGTGCAAACCGACGAGATCCTCGAGAACTATAATATACTAGTAAAGGGGGCCAGAATAGCAGGTATTGTGGATGATAGAACCATATCGAAATACGTTTCCAAGCAAACCCTAATCATCGATGGGAGCGGAGAATACGTTATCCCTGGATTCATCGATCTTCACGTTCACATAGAATCGTCCCTATTGGATCCAGTGGGTTTCTCTAAAATAGTCCTTAAACATGGAACAACTACTGTTGTAGCAGACCCCCACGAAATTGCTAATGTTTTAGGCGTCGAAGGCGTCTCCTTATTTGTAGATGTTGCGAAAAAACTTCCATTGAAAATACTTATTGATCTTCCCAGTTGCGTGCCTGCCACAGATCCTTCTCTTAGATTGGAGACGACCCCTCATGAGCTCCTCGCCCCTGACTTACTAAATCTGGCTTGTCTTGACAACGTAATAGGTTTGGGAGAAGTAATGGATTATCTGAGCGTTGTGAAAACCGATGATAAAGTACTCGGGAAAATTCAAGTAGCGAGTGAGAAGAAATTAATAGTGAATGGACACGCACCTCTGCTTACTGGAGAGATGCTTAACGCGTATCTTTCTGCTGGAATAACAAGCGATCACGAGTCAACCTCATATATTGAGGGATTGGAGAAATTGAGGAAAGGAATGTGGCTCTACATTAGAGAAGGAAGTGCTTGGAAGGATCTTCGTGAACTATCCAGGATTCTATTGGAGAAAGATACTTGTGAACTCTGCGCCTTCGTCAGTGATGATGTAAATGTTTATGACTTATTTCTTGAAGGTCATATGGATAGGATCGTCAACGTTGCCATCGAATATGGTTTGGACCCTTTGAGAGCGATAAAGTACGCAACTTTTCACCCAGCGATTCGCCTACACCTGGAGGATCATATTGGACTACTAGCGCCTGGAAGATTAGCTGATATTGTATTCACCAAAAGGATTGAGCATGTGGAGCCTCACACCGTGGTATGTAATGGCGAGATAATTTATTACAAGGGAGAGCTGAGAAGACAGTTCCCTGTTCCCAAATACCCTGAAAAAGCGCTTCGCACAGTCAATATCGATGGACTTCTAGATAAGCTGAGGTTCACTCCATCAGTAAAGGAGCCAAACGGCATTGCACGAGTAAACGTGATTAGTGTGCAACCAGGTTCAGCGCTAACTAAGAGAGTTATCGAGGAGATGGAGGTGATCGGAGGAGAGATCAAAGCCGACCCTCTGAGAGACATAATGTATGTTATGGTAGCGGATAGACATACAGGCAGTGGAAGCTTTTCCACCGGCTTTGTAAAAGGACTTGGTTTCAAGGCTGGTGCCATAGCTCAAACAATCGCACACGACACTCATAACCTGATCGTATCTGGCTGGAATCCATCCGATATGAGTATAGCTGTGAAGGAAATTAGTAGAATGCAAGGAGGAATAGTTGTAGTAGACAATCAAAAGGTGTTAGCAGAAATCCCCCTTAGGCTAGCCGGTCTAATGAGTACTGAACCCCCTGAGATAGTATTCGAGAGATATGTAAGCATGTTCAAGACGCTTCACGAGTCCTACGGATTAAATTTTGAATCATACTTTATGACGCTTGCCCTCATATCTTTGCCCGTTATTCCAGAGATTAGGATTACAGATAAGGGCTTGGTCGATGTCACCCAGGGAAGACTGATCCCCTTAGTAGAGGAAGTCTTGAGAACCTAG
- a CDS encoding SufS family cysteine desulfurase, translating into MFDPEEIRRDFPILSRRVNDKPLIYFDNAASTQKPIQVINAIVDFYSKHYANIHRGLHTLSQEASEMYEKAHEVLAKFINAYSWKEIIFCNNTTDAMNLVAYAWGLKNLNEGDEVVVTVMDHHSTILPWRRIGKIKGAKVKYIPVTPEGYLDYSTLDKIITSRTKVVVFPVASNVLGTINKVEEIVKRAKEVGALTVADGAQSVPHLPTNVRQLGVDFLGFSGHKMLGPTGSGVLWGRMDVLEEMDVFKVGGDTIRDVTLEDTVWLDLPWRYEAGTPNIEAGVALGVAAEYLMRLGMENVREHEKRLVEYTIKRLTEEFQEDIKVYGPRNPDEKTGVIAFNIIGLNHHTVAKALDLFGIAVRSGMHCAHPLHYSLKISYLENPPERPPENVEERLTIYGSVRASYYIYNNYEEIDYFIESLEKIIHLKESLKKEKPEAVCTGS; encoded by the coding sequence TTGTTTGATCCTGAAGAGATCAGAAGAGATTTCCCAATCCTCTCGCGCAGAGTCAACGATAAGCCCTTGATTTACTTCGATAACGCCGCCTCTACGCAAAAACCTATACAAGTAATTAACGCAATCGTGGACTTCTATAGTAAGCACTATGCAAACATTCATAGGGGATTACACACTTTAAGCCAAGAAGCCAGCGAGATGTATGAAAAAGCCCATGAAGTGCTCGCTAAATTCATTAATGCATACTCGTGGAAAGAGATCATCTTTTGCAACAACACGACTGACGCTATGAACCTGGTTGCTTATGCATGGGGGTTGAAAAATTTGAACGAGGGGGATGAAGTCGTTGTCACAGTAATGGATCATCACAGCACGATTCTACCGTGGAGGAGAATCGGCAAGATTAAAGGGGCAAAGGTCAAATACATTCCAGTAACTCCGGAGGGCTACTTAGACTATTCGACTCTGGATAAAATCATAACCTCTCGCACAAAAGTCGTTGTCTTTCCCGTTGCCAGCAACGTTCTAGGCACTATCAATAAGGTAGAAGAGATTGTAAAAAGAGCTAAAGAAGTAGGTGCATTAACGGTTGCTGACGGGGCACAGAGCGTTCCCCACCTACCAACAAATGTGAGGCAACTGGGCGTCGACTTCCTGGGGTTTAGCGGACACAAAATGCTTGGTCCTACTGGTAGCGGGGTTTTATGGGGAAGGATGGATGTGCTTGAAGAAATGGATGTATTCAAGGTTGGGGGAGACACGATCAGAGATGTAACCCTTGAGGATACAGTATGGCTCGACCTCCCATGGAGGTATGAGGCAGGAACCCCTAATATTGAGGCAGGAGTAGCACTGGGGGTGGCGGCAGAGTATCTGATGAGGTTGGGAATGGAAAACGTAAGAGAACACGAGAAAAGACTAGTTGAATACACAATCAAGAGATTAACCGAAGAGTTTCAAGAAGACATTAAAGTATATGGACCCAGAAACCCCGATGAAAAAACAGGAGTAATAGCATTCAATATCATAGGTTTAAACCATCACACTGTTGCCAAAGCCCTTGATCTATTCGGGATCGCGGTGAGATCTGGAATGCATTGCGCACATCCCCTCCACTATTCGTTAAAGATATCCTATCTTGAGAACCCGCCGGAGAGACCCCCCGAAAACGTTGAAGAACGACTTACCATTTACGGAAGCGTAAGGGCCAGCTACTACATATACAACAATTATGAAGAGATCGATTACTTTATCGAAAGCCTGGAGAAAATAATCCATCTTAAAGAGTCTTTGAAAAAAGAAAAACCAGAAGCGGTTTGTACAGGTAGTTAA
- a CDS encoding TrpB-like pyridoxal phosphate-dependent enzyme has protein sequence MEIKSRRDEFLIPSRWYNIVPDLPEPLPPPILPNGQPVDEKMLSQIFPVELARQEFATETYISIPSEIIDLYSQLGRPTPLIRARNLESVLKTNAKIYFKYEGILPTGSHKINTALAQAYYNKNEGVEILCTETGAGQWGSALSLAGKMFGLKTIVFMVRASYIQKPFRRVLMEMYGGEVHPSPSTLTSVGRKYLSENPEHPGSLGIAISEAIEYVVSSSFKAKYSLGSVLNHVLLHQTVIGLEALNQLEDLGMGPEDVSYVIGAVGGGSNFAGLSYPFIRYRLKGKTNTNFIAVEPRAVPSMTNGSYKYDFGDSAGLTPMLKMHTLGHEYIPPPIHAGGLRYHGVAPTLSILIKHSVVKPIAYSQHEVFEAGRLFATTQGFVPAPESAHAVKAVIDIARKYVNSEERPVILFNLSGHGLLDLSGYSDFINGLLQNV, from the coding sequence ATGGAGATAAAATCTAGACGTGACGAGTTCCTGATACCCAGTAGATGGTACAATATAGTTCCCGACCTTCCCGAACCTCTACCACCACCCATCCTGCCGAACGGACAACCCGTTGATGAAAAAATGTTGAGCCAAATATTTCCCGTCGAGCTTGCAAGGCAGGAGTTTGCAACTGAAACCTACATATCGATTCCATCAGAGATAATTGATTTGTATTCCCAGCTCGGTAGACCGACACCATTGATAAGGGCCAGAAATCTCGAATCAGTATTGAAAACAAACGCCAAGATTTATTTCAAGTACGAAGGAATATTGCCGACAGGATCTCACAAAATCAATACTGCACTTGCACAAGCCTATTATAATAAGAATGAAGGTGTTGAGATACTTTGCACGGAGACAGGCGCTGGTCAATGGGGTAGCGCACTTTCGTTGGCCGGAAAAATGTTCGGACTGAAAACAATAGTCTTCATGGTTAGAGCAAGTTATATTCAAAAACCGTTTCGCAGAGTGTTAATGGAGATGTATGGAGGAGAGGTGCACCCAAGCCCAAGCACGTTGACTAGCGTCGGCAGAAAATATCTTTCTGAGAATCCTGAACACCCGGGGAGCCTGGGGATAGCGATCTCTGAGGCCATAGAATACGTTGTTTCGAGCTCATTCAAGGCAAAATATAGTCTCGGTAGCGTGTTGAATCATGTGCTATTACACCAAACCGTCATAGGACTTGAGGCTTTGAACCAGCTCGAGGACCTGGGAATGGGGCCAGAGGACGTTTCATACGTAATTGGCGCTGTCGGCGGCGGAAGCAATTTTGCAGGGCTATCGTATCCGTTCATTCGATACCGATTAAAGGGAAAGACGAATACCAACTTCATAGCTGTTGAACCTAGGGCAGTTCCATCAATGACGAATGGATCGTATAAGTATGATTTCGGCGATTCCGCTGGATTAACGCCAATGTTGAAGATGCATACTCTTGGACACGAATATATACCTCCACCAATACATGCTGGGGGGTTAAGATACCACGGAGTTGCGCCGACTCTAAGTATCCTAATAAAGCATTCCGTGGTGAAGCCTATCGCCTATTCCCAACATGAAGTGTTTGAAGCGGGAAGACTGTTCGCCACTACGCAGGGATTTGTTCCCGCACCTGAGAGCGCTCATGCTGTAAAAGCAGTCATAGATATTGCGAGAAAATACGTGAACAGCGAGGAGAGGCCAGTGATCCTATTCAATTTGAGCGGTCATGGATTATTAGACCTCTCAGGGTACAGTGACTTCATTAATGGTTTGCTACAAAACGTTTAG
- a CDS encoding sodium:solute symporter family protein produces MNYINLVALGMFVLIGTFIAILSRRMGVKSASDYYVAGGRMGALLATGTYAATTYSAFMMIGLVGLTFQTGIGALGFELIYLVATVFMLSTLGLKIWSLSRARGWISPSQMIGDLYQSKTLATVTASLYLFAMLPYTVAQIQGLGILLQISGLEYMYGVILGAFVIVLWILLAGIWSVASTDLYQGLLMLTGGVVYLSWMVGTVQEKTDLWQSIKIVGEQGYLGITSFWSPQVFLAYTIPWIFFAITNPQVVSRLYVHKNSAVFKRSVVLFSIYGFIYTLIAVGVGILARVMAVSGLIPGNLARDAVTPHILSLMSPVLSALISVSIMAAAISTANSIVLTVSSSIFKDILNSRETSLRTAFLLNLVLTMVASALALLRLGYIVDLSVLTSVILLPLAPITIVGVLRHGRPSKISSICAVIAIVIGSGIAMYSFITIGALKTFFASYLYLPLSAWVLIISTIIVVAGALIDERKKE; encoded by the coding sequence ATGAACTACATTAACTTAGTAGCACTGGGTATGTTCGTTTTGATTGGAACTTTTATAGCAATTTTATCGAGAAGAATGGGAGTGAAGTCCGCATCCGATTACTACGTTGCAGGAGGTAGGATGGGAGCTTTACTAGCAACCGGAACTTACGCTGCTACTACATACAGCGCATTCATGATGATAGGGTTGGTTGGATTAACGTTTCAAACCGGTATAGGAGCCCTAGGGTTTGAACTCATATACTTGGTTGCAACTGTGTTTATGTTATCCACGCTGGGACTCAAAATCTGGTCTCTATCAAGAGCTAGAGGGTGGATATCACCTTCCCAAATGATCGGAGATCTATACCAGTCTAAAACCCTTGCCACGGTCACAGCTTCTCTGTACTTGTTTGCAATGTTGCCTTATACCGTTGCGCAGATCCAGGGCTTAGGGATATTGTTGCAGATCAGTGGACTTGAATATATGTATGGCGTTATCTTGGGAGCATTCGTCATAGTATTATGGATCCTCTTAGCTGGAATATGGAGCGTGGCTTCTACAGATCTTTATCAAGGATTATTGATGTTGACCGGCGGAGTAGTCTACTTATCGTGGATGGTGGGAACGGTTCAGGAGAAAACAGACCTATGGCAATCTATTAAGATAGTTGGAGAGCAAGGGTATTTAGGGATAACAAGTTTCTGGAGCCCTCAAGTGTTTCTGGCTTACACGATACCGTGGATCTTCTTCGCCATCACCAATCCACAGGTGGTCTCAAGACTTTACGTTCACAAGAACTCTGCAGTCTTTAAGAGGAGTGTCGTCTTGTTCTCAATATACGGGTTCATTTATACATTGATCGCCGTTGGTGTTGGAATACTCGCTAGAGTGATGGCTGTATCGGGGCTTATTCCCGGTAATCTAGCGAGGGATGCTGTTACCCCGCATATCTTATCGCTTATGAGCCCTGTACTTTCGGCATTAATAAGCGTTTCCATAATGGCTGCCGCGATTTCGACCGCAAACAGCATAGTATTAACAGTATCCAGTTCGATATTCAAGGACATCCTGAACAGCCGGGAGACGTCTCTGAGAACAGCGTTCCTCCTAAACCTTGTATTAACCATGGTCGCATCGGCTCTCGCACTTCTCAGGCTCGGATACATAGTAGACCTTTCTGTTCTGACCTCGGTTATCCTGCTACCACTAGCACCTATCACGATAGTTGGCGTCCTAAGACACGGGAGACCATCGAAAATATCCAGTATTTGCGCAGTGATCGCGATCGTTATTGGGAGCGGAATAGCGATGTACTCTTTCATAACGATCGGAGCCCTTAAAACATTCTTCGCATCTTACCTTTACCTTCCATTGTCAGCATGGGTGCTCATAATATCCACTATTATAGTTGTTGCAGGCGCTTTGATTGATGAGAGAAAAAAGGAGTAG